A stretch of Shinella zoogloeoides DNA encodes these proteins:
- the mbhE gene encoding hydrogen gas-evolving membrane-bound hydrogenase subunit E, whose product MRRFFSLVAVLAFAGLFASLAVDYDERSAVSSLARHYLTEVPADLGAPNIVTGILITFRGFDTLGEVAVLFMVAASVGLLLAGKKESGEPVEEGDDVVEPPPSELVRNGAEIVLPMIFLFGAYVILNGHLSAGGGFQGGAVVASGVMLLILAYPAGAINHAVLSVTESLAGVAYVLIGILGIALGSGFLDSHILPRGDFGAFISAGAIPVISALLGIKVGAELSVIIDRFRS is encoded by the coding sequence ATGAGACGCTTCTTCAGCCTGGTCGCCGTGCTTGCCTTCGCCGGCCTCTTCGCCAGTCTTGCCGTCGATTACGACGAGCGCAGCGCGGTCTCCTCGCTCGCCAGGCACTATCTGACAGAGGTTCCGGCCGATCTCGGCGCCCCCAACATCGTCACTGGCATCCTCATCACGTTCCGCGGCTTCGATACACTGGGGGAGGTGGCGGTCCTGTTCATGGTGGCGGCGAGCGTCGGGCTGCTGCTCGCGGGCAAAAAGGAGAGCGGCGAGCCTGTGGAGGAGGGCGACGACGTGGTGGAGCCGCCCCCGAGCGAACTGGTACGCAACGGCGCGGAGATCGTCCTTCCCATGATCTTCCTCTTCGGCGCCTATGTCATCCTGAACGGCCACCTTTCGGCCGGCGGCGGTTTCCAAGGCGGCGCGGTCGTGGCCTCCGGCGTCATGCTGCTGATACTGGCCTATCCCGCCGGGGCGATCAATCACGCCGTCCTCAGTGTGACGGAATCGCTGGCGGGCGTGGCCTATGTCCTGATCGGCATTCTCGGGATTGCGCTCGGCAGCGGCTTCCTCGACAGCCATATCCTGCCGCGCGGCGATTTCGGGGCATTCATCAGCGCGGGCGCCATTCCGGTGATTTCGGCTCTCCTCGGCATCAAGGTGGGTGCCGAACTGAGCGTCATCATCGATCGGTTTCGCAGCTAG
- a CDS encoding Na+/H+ antiporter subunit E produces the protein MIFLSVLLFAVWLVINASFEVPILIIGVLVSVALSFVFIRRSAVWNIPVTPARVLHFITYTGVFLVELVKANIEMLRYVYSPRIDIRPGIVKVKMPLKTPLGRLALANSIALTPGSLVMDLRGDDLFIHLLDVKTADPEEAARAITGPFHKHLEAVFG, from the coding sequence GTGATCTTTCTCTCGGTCCTTCTCTTCGCCGTCTGGCTGGTCATCAACGCCTCGTTCGAAGTGCCGATCCTCATTATCGGCGTGCTCGTGTCGGTGGCGCTGTCTTTCGTCTTCATCCGCCGCAGCGCTGTCTGGAACATTCCGGTCACACCGGCGAGGGTCCTTCATTTCATAACCTATACCGGCGTCTTCCTCGTCGAGCTGGTCAAGGCCAATATCGAGATGCTGCGTTATGTCTATTCCCCGCGCATCGACATCCGCCCGGGCATCGTCAAGGTGAAGATGCCGCTCAAGACCCCGCTCGGCCGGCTCGCCCTTGCCAATTCCATTGCATTGACGCCCGGCTCGCTCGTCATGGACCTGCGAGGCGACGATCTCTTCATTCATTTGCTCGACGTAAAGACCGCCGACCCGGAAGAGGCGGCGCGCGCGATCACCGGCCCCTTCCACAAGCATCTGGAGGCGGTGTTTGGCTGA
- a CDS encoding sodium:proton antiporter, translating to MLTHRNILRIIIGFSLIDTGMHIVLVATGYITGGTAPIVDAALSASDAATRAVDPIPSALVVTAIVIGFSVNAILLAFAIRLHAAKKTLSVDALTESKW from the coding sequence ATGCTGACGCATCGCAACATCCTGCGCATCATCATCGGCTTCTCGCTCATCGACACCGGCATGCATATCGTCCTGGTGGCGACCGGCTACATCACCGGCGGGACCGCGCCCATCGTCGATGCGGCGCTGTCGGCCTCGGATGCGGCCACGCGCGCCGTCGATCCGATTCCCTCGGCGCTCGTGGTGACGGCCATCGTGATCGGCTTTTCCGTCAACGCCATCCTGCTGGCCTTCGCCATCAGGCTCCATGCCGCGAAGAAAACCCTGTCGGTCGACGCATTGACGGAGTCTAAATGGTAG
- a CDS encoding hydrogenase subunit MbhD domain-containing protein: protein MVELLILLMCGGILASGVLAVVLGNLMAAMVSAGLASLFAAASYVLLAAPDVAMAEAAIGSGLSTLIFLYTIRKTGGGGAADD, encoded by the coding sequence ATGGTCGAGTTGCTGATCCTGTTGATGTGCGGCGGCATCCTGGCAAGCGGGGTGCTGGCCGTTGTCCTTGGCAACCTGATGGCGGCCATGGTGAGCGCGGGCCTTGCGAGCCTCTTCGCCGCGGCGTCCTATGTCCTTCTCGCCGCCCCTGACGTCGCCATGGCCGAGGCGGCGATCGGCTCAGGCCTTTCCACGCTGATCTTCCTCTACACGATCCGCAAGACGGGCGGCGGAGGGGCTGCAGATGATTGA
- a CDS encoding monovalent cation/H+ antiporter complex subunit F: MADIILKIAVVLIFFSIVFCVLRLVIGKTAVDRVVAIDLLTVVTISLVVLYAHISGRFVYVDVALVYGLLSFLAVLAIARFLERRP; encoded by the coding sequence TTGGCTGATATCATCCTGAAGATCGCCGTCGTCCTGATCTTCTTCAGCATCGTCTTCTGCGTGCTGCGGCTGGTGATCGGGAAAACCGCGGTCGACCGCGTGGTCGCCATCGACCTTCTGACGGTCGTCACGATCTCGCTCGTGGTGCTCTACGCGCATATTTCGGGGCGCTTCGTCTATGTCGATGTCGCGCTGGTTTACGGCCTCCTGAGCTTTCTGGCGGTTCTCGCCATTGCCCGGTTTCTGGAACGAAGGCCCTGA
- a CDS encoding GNAT family N-acetyltransferase, protein MSDIPVLETDRLILRGSCIEDFDAMAEMWALPEMVRYVGGVPQSREQSWTRLMRHIGMWQAMKFGFWAVIDKASDRFIGQAGFHEMRRALTPSIENTLEAGWGLHPDFQGRGYASEALRTMLPWAATNHPDKQVTCIIDPDNVASIRLAERHGFQAFARSPYQDSEVIIFRKI, encoded by the coding sequence ATGTCCGATATCCCTGTCCTTGAAACCGATCGCCTCATCCTGCGCGGCTCCTGCATCGAGGACTTCGATGCCATGGCCGAGATGTGGGCGCTGCCCGAGATGGTGCGCTATGTCGGCGGCGTGCCGCAATCGCGCGAGCAGTCATGGACGCGGCTCATGCGCCATATCGGCATGTGGCAGGCCATGAAGTTCGGGTTCTGGGCGGTCATCGACAAGGCCTCCGACCGGTTCATCGGACAAGCCGGCTTCCACGAGATGCGGCGCGCCCTCACGCCCAGCATAGAGAATACGCTGGAAGCCGGCTGGGGCCTGCATCCGGATTTCCAGGGGCGCGGCTATGCCAGCGAGGCGCTGCGGACGATGCTGCCCTGGGCGGCTACGAACCATCCCGACAAACAGGTCACCTGCATCATCGATCCGGACAATGTCGCGTCCATACGCCTTGCCGAACGGCATGGCTTCCAGGCGTTCGCCCGCTCTCCCTATCAGGACTCCGAGGTGATCATCTTTCGAAAGATATAG
- the mnhG gene encoding monovalent cation/H(+) antiporter subunit G, which produces MIELAGSIVILIGAFFLFSAGVGVLRMPDVFTRIQAGTKASTLGNILVLAGLGLHHPDWALKLLIIAYFVLLTNPLGSHALSRAAHSIRTPMAATTVVDALRDDSDSTGGERS; this is translated from the coding sequence ATGATTGAGCTGGCCGGCAGCATCGTGATCCTCATCGGGGCGTTCTTCCTGTTTTCCGCCGGCGTCGGCGTATTGCGCATGCCGGATGTCTTCACACGTATACAGGCAGGCACAAAGGCATCGACGCTCGGCAATATCCTCGTGCTTGCCGGCCTCGGTCTCCATCATCCAGATTGGGCGCTGAAGTTGCTGATCATCGCCTATTTCGTGCTGCTGACCAACCCGCTGGGCTCCCACGCGCTGTCGCGGGCCGCGCACTCCATCCGCACGCCCATGGCGGCGACGACCGTCGTCGATGCGCTGCGCGACGATAGCGACAGCACCGGCGGGGAGCGGTCATGA
- a CDS encoding DUF4864 domain-containing protein has protein sequence MKMPAAMFLCICLPLSAAMAEEPVDTAQDIIQRQIAAFLKDDARTAYSFASPTIREKFPTEGAFFDMVKKGYAPVYRAGNFAFGRSKVEGDMVLQEVLISGPDGKDWTALYQLLKQPDGSYRINGVHMVRAAPGPEI, from the coding sequence ATGAAAATGCCAGCCGCCATGTTCCTTTGCATCTGCCTGCCGCTGTCTGCCGCGATGGCTGAAGAGCCTGTCGACACGGCGCAGGACATCATCCAGAGGCAGATCGCCGCCTTCCTGAAGGATGATGCGAGGACGGCCTATTCCTTTGCCTCACCGACGATTCGTGAAAAATTCCCAACGGAAGGCGCCTTCTTCGACATGGTGAAGAAGGGCTATGCGCCGGTCTATCGCGCGGGCAATTTCGCCTTCGGGCGTTCGAAGGTCGAGGGAGACATGGTGCTGCAGGAAGTGCTGATCTCCGGCCCGGACGGCAAGGACTGGACGGCGCTCTACCAGCTCCTGAAGCAGCCGGACGGCAGCTACAGGATCAACGGCGTGCATATGGTGCGCGCCGCGCCGGGGCCGGAGATATGA